One Formosa sp. Hel3_A1_48 genomic window, GTATACAAATTCAGAAAAAAACAAAACCAGTGTTCTATTGATCCTAAACGCAAGAAGAAAAACCTAATATTACTAAGCATTATTATTTTAATTCTCGGAATTGGCCTCTTTTTGAGTTTAGAAAAATGGTCAGCTTGGTATTTTGACGAATACATTGTGCCTGCACAACAAAAAGAATTGAACATAAAAAACTAAAGACTTTGAATCCCAAAATTAGAGTCATCATTCCTGCCTATAACGAAGCTAATGCGATCAATCATGTGATCAAAGCGATTCCTAAAAGTGTAGCTGAAATTGTAGTTGTGGACAATGGATCAGAAGACCTGACATCAGAAACGGCACGAAAAGCTGGAGCAACAGTACTGTTTGAACCCAATAAAGGATATGGGAATAGTTGTCTCAAAGGGTTGGAATATATTGAAAAATTAAAAGCACAAACAGATATTATTGTTTTTCTGGATGGCGACTACAGCGACTACCCCGAAGAACTTGATCAGCTCGTGGCGCCTATTGTAAAGGATAATATCGATTTTGTATTGGGGTCAAGAGTGCCTTCGCTCCGGGAAGCTGGTGCGATGCAACCACAACAAATCTTTGGAAACTGGTTAGCAACAATTTTAATGAGGCTGTTATTTAATGCCAAATTTACGGACCTTGGCCCCTTTAGAGCAGTCAAATATTCAGTGCTTAAATCTCTAAAGATGAAGGATAAAACATACGGTTGGACAGTTGAAATGCAACTCAAAATACTTAAAAATAGGTGTAGTTACCTAGAAATTCCTGTGCATTACAGAAATAGAATTGGTGTTTCTAAAGTGTCTGGTACTTTAAAAGGTAGTATATTTGCAGGGATTAAAATCCTAACATGGATTTTTAAATACAGTTTCAAGTAATGCTCTTAGAGTCTATCATCATTGTTGTATATTCAACAGCGCTCATCCTAATATTCATGTATGCGCTTGCCCAATTGAACCTACTGTTCAACTACTTAGGCGCCCCTAAGTCCAGCTCCCAGGATGAAAAATTCGATTTATCTAATCCAGATCAAGTACCATTTGTTACTATTCAGCTTCCAGTATACAACGAGATGTATGTAATGGAACGCCTTCTGGACAATATTGTCAAATTAGAGTATCCAAGTCATAAACTTGAGATTCAAGTCTTGGACGACT contains:
- a CDS encoding glycosyltransferase family 2 protein, which encodes MNPKIRVIIPAYNEANAINHVIKAIPKSVAEIVVVDNGSEDLTSETARKAGATVLFEPNKGYGNSCLKGLEYIEKLKAQTDIIVFLDGDYSDYPEELDQLVAPIVKDNIDFVLGSRVPSLREAGAMQPQQIFGNWLATILMRLLFNAKFTDLGPFRAVKYSVLKSLKMKDKTYGWTVEMQLKILKNRCSYLEIPVHYRNRIGVSKVSGTLKGSIFAGIKILTWIFKYSFK